A genome region from Bradyrhizobium sp. WSM1417 includes the following:
- a CDS encoding response regulator has protein sequence MSADRDHCVLVFAPIGRDGPASVELFRNSNLLAINCRGLPELVSEMSAGVGAVLLAEEGLFGKDTQPLAHWIERQPPWSDLPFVILTSHREQPAVVAWRRSIVETLRNVSLLERPVQPITLTSAIQSAMRARRRQYEIRTLLQARERTAQELEKLVVERTRALEEANKHLRAEMEERARVEETLRQAQKIEAIGQLTGGVAHDFNNLLMVISGGLDMLDRQTDPDRRRRLLEGMVQAAQRGAGLTRQLLAFSRRQKLRPEAVDIPAQIGGMRELLDRSLRGDVHVEFDFPEGLWPVEVDPGELELVILNLAVNARDAMPNGGTIVVRGENLAGLAEDEIAGDYVRLSVIDRGVGMSPDILARVFEPFFTTKDVGKGSGLGLAQVHGFATQSRGMVRINSIVDEGTSIELYLPRSRNIPSGERHLIDLNRARPKKANQGRILLVEDDDEVAALVSEMLAQLGYQVTRAASAAAALGALADGRSVDLVFSDIMMPGGMNGVELAREIQRRRSDIPVLLTSGYAEAAVHDAEMAGIRILSKPYHIDELAAALSAAKSDFAIAAGAGLATTRG, from the coding sequence ATGAGCGCCGACCGCGATCATTGCGTTCTCGTGTTTGCTCCGATCGGCCGCGATGGACCGGCATCAGTCGAGCTTTTCCGTAATTCGAATCTCCTGGCAATCAATTGTCGCGGTCTCCCTGAACTGGTCAGCGAGATGTCGGCGGGCGTGGGCGCGGTGCTTCTCGCCGAGGAGGGCTTGTTCGGGAAGGATACCCAGCCGCTGGCACATTGGATCGAGAGGCAGCCGCCCTGGTCCGACCTGCCCTTTGTCATTCTCACCAGCCACCGGGAGCAGCCGGCGGTGGTTGCCTGGCGCCGCAGCATCGTCGAGACGCTTCGCAACGTTTCGCTGCTCGAGCGCCCGGTTCAGCCGATCACGCTGACGAGCGCAATTCAATCCGCAATGCGGGCCCGCCGGCGGCAATATGAAATTCGAACCTTGCTGCAGGCGCGCGAGCGGACGGCCCAGGAGCTTGAGAAGCTGGTGGTCGAGCGCACGCGCGCGCTCGAGGAGGCCAACAAGCATCTGCGGGCGGAAATGGAAGAGCGTGCCCGCGTCGAGGAGACACTTCGTCAGGCCCAGAAGATCGAAGCCATCGGGCAGTTGACCGGCGGAGTAGCTCACGACTTCAATAATCTGCTGATGGTAATCTCCGGTGGATTGGACATGCTCGACCGGCAGACGGATCCTGATCGGCGGCGTCGTCTGTTGGAAGGAATGGTTCAGGCGGCGCAGCGTGGTGCCGGCCTGACCAGGCAGCTTCTGGCTTTTTCACGGCGGCAGAAGCTCCGGCCCGAGGCCGTCGACATCCCAGCGCAGATCGGCGGCATGCGCGAATTGCTCGATCGGAGCCTGAGAGGCGACGTTCACGTCGAGTTCGATTTTCCGGAGGGGCTTTGGCCGGTGGAGGTCGATCCGGGAGAGCTCGAACTGGTCATTCTCAACTTGGCGGTCAACGCCCGCGATGCGATGCCGAACGGTGGTACGATCGTTGTCCGCGGCGAGAACCTGGCCGGCCTGGCCGAGGACGAGATCGCGGGCGATTACGTTCGTCTGTCCGTGATTGATAGAGGTGTTGGAATGAGCCCCGATATCCTGGCGCGGGTCTTCGAACCGTTTTTCACGACCAAGGATGTCGGGAAAGGGTCGGGCCTGGGGCTTGCGCAGGTCCACGGATTTGCGACGCAATCACGCGGAATGGTTCGAATAAACTCGATTGTCGACGAGGGCACCAGCATCGAGCTCTATTTGCCGCGATCCAGGAATATCCCTTCGGGTGAACGGCATCTCATCGACCTGAACAGGGCTCGACCCAAGAAGGCCAATCAGGGCCGAATCCTCCTCGTCGAAGACGACGACGAGGTCGCCGCGCTGGTCAGCGAGATGCTTGCGCAGCTCGGTTACCAGGTCACGCGCGCGGCCAGTGCCGCGGCGGCTCTCGGTGCCCTAGCGGACGGCCGCTCCGTCGATCTGGTGTTTTCCGACATCATGATGCCGGGCGGCATGAACGGTGTCGAACTCGCGCGCGAGATCCAGCGACGGCGAAGTGATATCCCGGTCTTGCTGACGAGCGGATATGCCGAAGCCGCGGTCCACGACGCCGAAATGGCCGGGATCCGGATCCTGTCGAAACCCTACCACATTGACGAGCTCGCCGCAGCGCTCAGTGCTGCAAAATCGGACTTTGCGATAGCCGCAGGAGCGGGTTTGGCGACGACTCGGGGCTGA
- a CDS encoding IclR family transcriptional regulator: MGRRSERLSRQGALAGDAGEGDVIQVVSRAFDVLRCFEGHDSRLGNLEISNRCGLPRSTVSRLTHTLTRMGQLVYLPRDQKYRIGPSAVAMSASMMKGAQLRSMIRQRLQEVAEQLPGTVGFVVPDRFHLVYLQFARSASALGLHEGTGSRISMASTAAGAAYTAALAPEVGDAFITDMEREAPEAAKILRPRIEANRQSLHERGYVVACGLWSPHINGLAVPIWSPQYQTFVVITIGLLSSMYDEQRLHAEVAPLMLALGRSLGSLMDGAEGDVFNARIPRKPVAMAVHNNNKPINSEGVNELEAGTRRARPARSLRAGDGRR, from the coding sequence ATGGGACGACGTTCGGAGCGGTTGAGTAGACAAGGTGCGCTCGCCGGCGATGCCGGTGAGGGGGATGTCATCCAGGTGGTGTCGCGCGCGTTCGACGTGTTGCGATGCTTCGAGGGCCACGATAGCAGGCTCGGCAATCTCGAGATTTCAAATCGCTGCGGCCTACCACGCTCGACGGTGTCGCGGCTCACGCACACGCTGACGCGGATGGGGCAGCTGGTCTATCTGCCGCGCGATCAGAAATATCGCATCGGGCCGAGCGCGGTGGCGATGAGCGCCTCGATGATGAAGGGCGCGCAGCTGCGCAGCATGATCCGTCAGCGGCTCCAGGAAGTCGCCGAGCAATTGCCCGGCACGGTCGGCTTCGTGGTCCCCGATCGCTTCCATCTGGTCTATCTCCAGTTCGCGCGCTCGGCCTCGGCACTCGGCCTACACGAGGGCACCGGCAGCCGCATCTCGATGGCCTCGACTGCTGCGGGCGCAGCCTACACCGCGGCATTGGCGCCCGAGGTCGGCGATGCTTTCATCACGGACATGGAGCGGGAAGCTCCCGAGGCTGCGAAGATCCTGCGGCCCCGCATCGAGGCCAACCGGCAGTCGCTGCATGAGCGCGGCTATGTCGTGGCCTGTGGCTTGTGGAGCCCGCATATCAACGGGCTCGCGGTGCCGATCTGGTCGCCGCAGTATCAGACGTTTGTGGTGATCACGATCGGTCTTCTGTCGTCGATGTATGACGAGCAGCGCTTGCATGCCGAAGTCGCGCCGCTGATGCTCGCGCTCGGCCGCTCGCTCGGCAGCCTGATGGACGGCGCGGAGGGCGACGTATTCAACGCCCGCATCCCGCGTAAACCAGTTGCCATGGCCGTCCATAACAATAACAAGCCGATCAATTCGGAGGGAGTGAATGAACTGGAAGCCGGAACTCGACGAGCTCGCCCGGCGCGAAGCCTTCGCGCGGGAGATGGGCGGCGTTGA
- a CDS encoding acetyl-CoA carboxylase biotin carboxyl carrier protein subunit codes for MPEIKIVTEVAGRICSTPVQVGGTVADGDEIVVVEAMKMEIPVLSPVSGEITSLLVKLDDVVAEGQAIAIVAN; via the coding sequence ATGCCAGAAATTAAGATCGTCACGGAGGTCGCGGGTCGCATCTGCTCAACTCCCGTGCAAGTTGGAGGAACCGTTGCGGATGGTGATGAGATTGTGGTGGTCGAAGCGATGAAGATGGAGATCCCTGTGCTTTCTCCTGTGAGCGGCGAGATCACATCGCTTCTTGTGAAGCTCGACGACGTCGTTGCCGAGGGACAGGCGATCGCGATCGTGGCGAACTGA
- a CDS encoding PaaI family thioesterase, with protein MTSNDQLDLFSPAGRRERVVEWQVPAPVAKVAMGLSGMDAMLGIRDGRLPPPPFAKLIGFVMAVVEPGRIVMELEPREDLENTIGLLHGATAAALLDTAMGCAISTRLEPGQGSVTLDLKMTFLRPLSVRSGLVAAEGKVIKLGRQTSYTEGFVRDGKGALAVHATATFSMIGNNFTGN; from the coding sequence ATGACCAGCAACGATCAACTCGACCTGTTTTCGCCTGCGGGGCGGCGTGAGCGGGTGGTGGAGTGGCAGGTGCCTGCGCCGGTTGCGAAAGTGGCGATGGGTCTGTCAGGCATGGATGCGATGCTGGGCATCCGCGACGGACGGTTACCGCCGCCCCCCTTTGCCAAGTTGATTGGCTTCGTCATGGCCGTGGTCGAGCCGGGCCGGATCGTCATGGAACTCGAGCCGCGCGAGGATCTCGAAAACACTATAGGCCTCCTGCACGGAGCCACAGCCGCCGCGCTGCTCGACACCGCCATGGGGTGTGCGATCTCCACCCGGCTGGAGCCCGGGCAGGGCTCCGTCACCCTCGATCTGAAAATGACCTTCCTGCGTCCGCTCTCGGTCCGGTCCGGGTTGGTCGCCGCTGAAGGCAAGGTGATCAAGCTGGGACGCCAGACCAGCTACACCGAGGGCTTCGTCCGCGACGGTAAGGGGGCGCTTGCGGTGCACGCGACGGCAACCTTTTCCATGATCGGCAACAATTTTACCGGGAATTAA
- a CDS encoding MFS transporter, whose translation MISNWLAAALGRRNIHYGWVMVGVTFLTALISAGTVGAPGVFIVPLQKEFGWSTAEISSALSIRFILFGLMAPFAAALLNRYGLRNVTLTAQLIVVSALVLSLGMTEVWQLVALWGVVIGIGTGMTALVLGATIATRWFAARRGLVVGIMTASVATGQLVFLPLLASLTERFGWRLALGFVCIALGVSALAVLLAMRDRPSDLGLRPFGDEGTTPLPAPPASHGSITGVALGTLRDASKSSAFWVLFATFFVCGASTNGLVQVHLIPMCLDFGIPQVQAAGLLAAMGIFDFFGTIMSGWLSDRYDNRYLLFWYYGLRGLSLIFLPFSDFSFYGLSIFAMFYGLDWIATVPPTVRLTAQKFGPERANLVFGWIFAGHQLGAGTAAFGAGFSRTVYQSYLPAFFIAGALCVFAALIVLTLSRQPKPKPQAAMA comes from the coding sequence ATGATCTCGAACTGGCTCGCGGCAGCACTCGGCCGCCGCAATATCCACTACGGCTGGGTGATGGTCGGCGTGACCTTCCTCACCGCGCTGATCAGCGCCGGCACGGTCGGCGCGCCCGGCGTGTTCATCGTTCCGCTTCAGAAGGAGTTCGGCTGGAGCACGGCGGAGATCTCCTCCGCGCTGTCGATCCGCTTCATCCTGTTCGGGCTGATGGCGCCGTTTGCGGCAGCCCTGCTCAACCGGTACGGCCTGCGCAACGTCACGCTGACCGCGCAGCTCATCGTCGTCTCGGCGCTGGTGCTCTCGCTGGGCATGACAGAGGTCTGGCAGCTCGTCGCGCTGTGGGGCGTCGTGATCGGGATCGGCACTGGCATGACTGCGCTGGTGCTGGGCGCCACCATCGCGACGCGCTGGTTCGCAGCGCGGCGCGGCCTCGTCGTCGGCATCATGACCGCGAGCGTCGCCACCGGCCAGCTCGTGTTCCTGCCGCTGCTGGCAAGCCTCACCGAACGTTTCGGCTGGCGGCTAGCGCTCGGCTTCGTCTGCATCGCGCTTGGTGTTTCCGCCCTCGCGGTCCTGCTCGCGATGCGCGACCGTCCGAGCGATCTGGGCCTGCGCCCGTTCGGCGACGAAGGCACCACACCCCTGCCCGCGCCGCCCGCCAGCCATGGCTCGATCACCGGCGTCGCACTCGGCACGCTGCGCGACGCCTCGAAGAGCAGCGCGTTCTGGGTCCTGTTTGCGACGTTCTTCGTCTGCGGCGCATCCACCAATGGCCTCGTGCAGGTGCATCTGATTCCGATGTGCCTCGATTTCGGCATCCCGCAGGTGCAGGCCGCGGGCCTGCTGGCAGCCATGGGCATCTTCGACTTCTTCGGCACCATCATGTCGGGCTGGCTGTCGGACCGCTACGACAACCGCTACCTCCTGTTCTGGTACTACGGCCTGCGCGGGCTCTCGCTGATCTTCCTCCCCTTCAGCGATTTCTCGTTCTACGGGCTCTCGATCTTCGCGATGTTCTATGGGCTCGACTGGATCGCAACCGTGCCGCCCACGGTGCGCCTCACCGCGCAGAAATTCGGACCCGAGCGCGCCAATCTGGTGTTCGGCTGGATCTTTGCCGGGCACCAGCTCGGCGCGGGCACCGCCGCTTTCGGCGCCGGTTTCTCGCGGACGGTCTATCAGAGCTACTTGCCCGCCTTCTTCATCGCCGGCGCGCTCTGCGTGTTCGCCGCGCTGATCGTGCTGACGCTGTCGAGGCAACCGAAGCCAAAGCCGCAAGCCGCGATGGCTTAG
- a CDS encoding GMC family oxidoreductase produces MYDFIIVGGGSAGSVLAHRLSARSANKVLLCEAGQDTPPGDEPAEIRDSYPGTAYFDPRFHWTELKVTTQIVSHNNPNEGRPPLRKYEQARVLGGGSSINGQMANRGAPTDYDEWDARGAAGWSWNDVLPFFKKVERDLDFDGPYHGKDGRIPVRRIPREHWTRHSQAFAQAFQQAGHQFLPDQNGEFVDGFFPVTHSNQAEQRVSAAMGYLDRDTRKRANLTISTNTQVRELLFEATRCVGVKAVVDGREQEFRAHEIILSSGAIHSPAHLLRAGIGPVGHLKDMGIPVLMGLQGVGQRLMDHPSISLSSFVRRGARMNEHTRRHMQLGLRYSSGLEGVPKGDMFVVLLSKSAWHAVGEQIGSLLTFVNKTYSETGQVKLASRDPAVEPIVEFNLLSDRRDLDRLMSGFRKMAAVQMSDVVRAVTDKPFPASYTDRVRKIGVVNTKNRILTKIAAALMDGPAALRHYMIDNFVVEGFNFDDVINDDEALEAFVRKATIGVWHASCSCRMGRADDPMAVVDPEGRVKGVQGLRVVDASIFPVVPCANTNFPVLMSAEKIAAAMMQ; encoded by the coding sequence GTGTACGACTTCATTATCGTGGGCGGCGGCTCGGCGGGGTCCGTGCTGGCCCACCGGCTCTCCGCGAGGAGCGCCAACAAGGTCCTGCTCTGCGAGGCTGGACAGGACACACCGCCCGGCGACGAGCCGGCCGAGATCAGGGACAGCTATCCGGGCACGGCCTATTTCGATCCGCGCTTCCACTGGACCGAGCTCAAGGTCACGACGCAGATCGTCAGCCACAACAATCCAAACGAAGGACGTCCGCCCTTACGCAAATACGAGCAGGCACGCGTGCTTGGCGGCGGCTCTTCGATCAACGGCCAGATGGCCAACCGCGGCGCGCCGACCGACTACGACGAATGGGACGCGCGCGGCGCTGCGGGGTGGAGCTGGAACGACGTGCTGCCCTTCTTCAAGAAGGTCGAGCGCGACCTCGATTTCGACGGTCCCTACCACGGCAAGGACGGCCGCATTCCGGTCCGCCGAATCCCCAGGGAGCACTGGACGCGACATTCGCAGGCGTTCGCGCAAGCCTTCCAGCAGGCCGGACATCAGTTCCTGCCGGACCAGAATGGCGAGTTCGTCGATGGGTTTTTCCCGGTGACGCACTCGAACCAGGCCGAGCAACGCGTCTCGGCTGCCATGGGCTATCTGGATCGCGACACGCGCAAGCGCGCCAACCTCACGATCTCCACCAACACGCAAGTCAGAGAATTGCTGTTCGAAGCCACGCGGTGCGTCGGCGTGAAGGCTGTGGTCGACGGGCGGGAGCAGGAATTCCGCGCCCACGAGATCATTCTCTCCAGCGGCGCCATCCATTCGCCGGCGCATCTGTTGCGCGCCGGCATTGGCCCGGTCGGTCACCTCAAGGACATGGGCATTCCCGTGCTGATGGGGCTACAGGGCGTCGGCCAGCGCCTGATGGATCATCCCTCGATCTCGCTGTCGTCCTTTGTCCGCCGCGGAGCGCGGATGAACGAGCACACCAGGCGCCACATGCAGCTTGGCCTGCGTTACTCGTCCGGGCTCGAAGGCGTACCGAAAGGCGACATGTTCGTCGTCCTGCTCAGCAAATCAGCCTGGCACGCTGTCGGTGAGCAGATCGGATCGCTGCTGACATTCGTCAACAAGACCTATTCCGAGACCGGACAGGTCAAGCTTGCCTCGCGCGATCCGGCAGTCGAGCCGATCGTCGAGTTTAACCTGTTGTCCGACCGGCGCGACCTTGATCGCCTGATGAGCGGTTTCCGCAAGATGGCGGCCGTCCAGATGAGCGACGTCGTCAGGGCCGTGACGGACAAGCCGTTCCCGGCCTCCTATACCGACCGTGTACGCAAGATCGGGGTGGTCAACACCAAGAATCGGATTCTGACCAAGATCGCCGCGGCCCTGATGGACGGGCCGGCGGCGCTGCGCCACTACATGATCGACAATTTCGTGGTCGAGGGCTTCAACTTCGACGACGTCATCAACGACGACGAGGCGCTGGAAGCCTTCGTGCGCAAGGCCACCATCGGCGTGTGGCACGCCTCCTGCTCGTGCCGCATGGGCCGGGCCGACGACCCGATGGCGGTGGTCGATCCAGAGGGGCGGGTCAAGGGCGTGCAGGGCCTGCGCGTCGTCGATGCCTCGATCTTCCCGGTGGTGCCGTGCGCCAACACCAATTTTCCGGTCCTGATGTCGGCGGAGAAGATAGCGGCCGCGATGATGCAGTGA
- a CDS encoding ATPase domain-containing protein: protein MTNSSSRAQTSDPGELPRISTGSDGLDDILYGGLDPNRMYLYEGRPGSGKTTMALQFLLEGARCGERVLYISLSETKRELTLVAQRHGWSLHGVDIFELVPPETTLDPERELTVFHPAEMELSETTGLIFKEVERINPARVVLDSLSELRLLAQNPLRYRRQVLALKHFFTNRNCTVILLDDLSSSQDDLQLHSIAHGVVMLEQLAIDYGAERRRLRVIKMRGIRFRGGFHDFTIEAGGVRIFPRLVAAEHHTSFIGELTPSGNAQLDQLLGGGLERGTSALLLGAAGVGKSSLALTYAIASADRGEHAVFFAFDEGRGTVEARARTLGLPLEAHLQSGLIRFKQIDPAEMSPGEFAANVRNSVEQDNARIVIIDSLNGYLNAMPDERFLILQMHELLSYLGQKGVLTVLILAQHGLVGPMETALDISYLSDAVLMLRYFEVGGTVRRALSVVKKRSGNHENSIREFRLGSAGITVGPPLTGFSGIFSGNPRYSGTEMPEGLPE, encoded by the coding sequence ATGACCAATTCATCAAGCCGGGCGCAAACCAGCGACCCCGGAGAGTTGCCCAGGATTTCGACCGGCAGTGACGGCCTCGACGACATCCTGTACGGCGGGCTCGATCCCAATCGCATGTACCTCTACGAGGGTCGGCCCGGCTCGGGCAAGACCACGATGGCGCTGCAATTCCTGCTCGAGGGCGCCCGCTGTGGTGAACGCGTGCTCTATATCTCCTTGTCGGAAACCAAGCGTGAGCTGACGCTGGTTGCACAGCGGCACGGCTGGTCGCTGCACGGCGTCGACATCTTCGAACTGGTGCCGCCGGAGACGACGCTCGACCCGGAGCGCGAGCTCACCGTCTTCCACCCCGCCGAAATGGAGCTGAGCGAAACCACGGGTCTGATATTCAAGGAGGTCGAACGGATCAATCCCGCGCGCGTGGTGCTGGACAGCCTGTCCGAGCTGCGCCTCCTTGCGCAGAACCCGCTGCGGTACCGGCGCCAGGTTCTGGCCCTGAAGCACTTTTTCACCAACCGCAATTGCACGGTCATCCTCCTCGACGATCTCTCGTCCTCCCAGGACGATCTGCAGCTCCATTCGATCGCGCATGGCGTCGTGATGCTCGAACAGCTCGCCATTGATTATGGAGCGGAGCGCCGGCGGCTTCGCGTGATCAAGATGCGCGGCATTCGATTTCGCGGCGGCTTTCACGATTTCACGATCGAGGCGGGAGGGGTGCGGATATTCCCCCGTCTGGTCGCGGCGGAACATCACACCTCGTTTATCGGTGAGTTGACGCCCAGCGGCAATGCGCAACTCGACCAGCTCCTCGGGGGAGGGCTCGAGCGCGGCACCAGTGCGCTGCTTTTGGGCGCCGCCGGTGTCGGCAAATCTTCCCTCGCGCTGACCTATGCGATCGCGTCGGCGGATCGCGGTGAGCATGCGGTGTTCTTTGCCTTCGATGAAGGTCGCGGCACCGTGGAGGCCCGGGCTCGAACGCTGGGCCTGCCCCTTGAAGCCCATCTGCAATCGGGACTCATCCGATTTAAACAGATCGATCCCGCCGAGATGTCCCCCGGCGAGTTCGCCGCCAATGTGCGCAACAGCGTCGAACAGGATAACGCCCGCATTGTTATCATCGACAGTCTGAACGGCTACCTCAACGCAATGCCGGATGAGCGATTTCTCATCCTCCAGATGCATGAGCTCCTGAGCTATCTCGGGCAGAAAGGCGTACTGACCGTCCTGATCCTCGCTCAGCATGGGCTGGTCGGTCCGATGGAGACGGCTCTCGATATCAGCTATTTGAGTGATGCCGTGCTCATGCTGCGCTATTTCGAAGTCGGGGGAACGGTGCGGCGTGCTCTCTCGGTCGTGAAGAAGCGTAGCGGCAATCATGAAAATTCCATCCGCGAGTTTCGTCTTGGCAGTGCCGGCATTACGGTAGGTCCGCCACTGACCGGGTTCAGCGGCATCTTTTCCGGGAATCCGCGCTACTCGGGCACGGAGATGCCGGAAGGGCTGCCGGAATGA
- a CDS encoding acyl-CoA carboxylase subunit beta — protein sequence MNWKPELDELARREAFAREMGGVDKVKRQHDQGRLTVRERIDRLTDKGSFHEIGAVSGVGEYDSSGELQKLTPANCVFGRARVEGRTVVVVGDDFTVRGGSADASISAKPLMAEEMAHDLRLPIVRIIEGSGGGGSVKTIETKGAANLPGGIGGTRWYRFTTENLSRVPVVALGLGSVAGLGAARLAASHYSIMTRKSAMFVAGPPVVKALGQDLSKEELGGADIQTRAGAVDHAVDTEEEAFACARRFLSYLPSSVDGLAPTLPCTDNPERTEEALMNAVPRNRKQVYKIRPIVEAVVDKGSFFEVGKNFGKPIIVGLARLEGRAVMVLASDSFHYGGSWTADACQKVVRWVDFAETFHLPIVYLMDCPGFMIGLDAEKAGTIRHGVRAMAAVNQTTVPWCTVILRNAFGVAGVVHQPADRFSIRYAWPSAYWGSLPLEGGIEAAYRADIDAAEDKAEKLKEIENRLNKLRSPFRSAEKFWVEEIIDPRKTRSLLCEFARLAEPLRKPGPSGNFSIRP from the coding sequence ATGAACTGGAAGCCGGAACTCGACGAGCTCGCCCGGCGCGAAGCCTTCGCGCGGGAGATGGGCGGCGTTGACAAGGTCAAGCGTCAGCATGACCAGGGCCGACTGACTGTTCGGGAACGTATCGACAGACTGACCGACAAGGGCAGCTTTCACGAGATCGGTGCCGTCTCCGGCGTCGGCGAGTACGATTCCAGCGGCGAGTTGCAGAAATTGACGCCGGCGAACTGCGTGTTCGGCCGTGCCCGCGTCGAAGGCCGCACCGTCGTCGTGGTCGGCGACGATTTCACCGTGCGCGGCGGCTCGGCGGACGCGTCCATCTCCGCAAAACCGCTAATGGCGGAGGAGATGGCGCATGATCTCCGCCTGCCCATCGTCCGCATCATCGAAGGCTCGGGCGGCGGCGGCTCGGTCAAGACGATCGAGACCAAGGGCGCGGCGAACTTGCCGGGTGGCATCGGCGGCACACGCTGGTATCGCTTCACCACCGAGAATTTGTCGCGCGTGCCCGTGGTCGCGCTCGGCCTCGGCTCGGTCGCGGGGCTCGGTGCCGCGCGTCTTGCCGCCAGCCACTATTCCATCATGACCCGGAAGTCCGCGATGTTCGTCGCAGGTCCGCCGGTGGTGAAGGCGCTGGGGCAGGACCTCTCGAAGGAAGAGCTCGGCGGCGCCGACATCCAGACCCGCGCCGGCGCGGTCGATCATGCCGTCGACACCGAGGAGGAGGCCTTTGCCTGCGCGCGGCGATTCCTGTCTTATCTGCCGTCGTCGGTTGACGGGCTGGCGCCGACTTTGCCCTGCACCGACAATCCGGAGCGCACCGAAGAGGCGCTGATGAACGCGGTGCCACGCAATCGCAAGCAGGTCTACAAGATACGGCCGATCGTCGAAGCGGTCGTGGACAAGGGCTCGTTCTTCGAGGTCGGCAAGAATTTCGGGAAGCCGATCATTGTCGGCCTCGCCCGGCTCGAGGGCAGGGCTGTGATGGTGCTTGCCAGTGACAGCTTTCACTATGGCGGCTCCTGGACCGCGGATGCCTGCCAAAAGGTGGTGCGCTGGGTCGACTTCGCAGAGACCTTCCATTTGCCAATCGTCTATCTCATGGACTGCCCCGGCTTCATGATCGGGCTCGATGCGGAGAAGGCGGGCACCATCCGCCATGGCGTTCGCGCCATGGCCGCGGTCAACCAGACCACGGTACCCTGGTGCACGGTGATCCTGCGCAATGCCTTCGGCGTCGCCGGCGTGGTGCATCAGCCCGCCGACCGCTTCTCGATCCGCTACGCCTGGCCGTCGGCCTATTGGGGCTCGCTCCCGCTCGAAGGCGGCATCGAAGCCGCTTACCGCGCGGATATCGACGCGGCCGAGGACAAGGCGGAGAAACTGAAAGAGATCGAGAACCGCCTCAACAAACTGCGCTCGCCGTTCCGCTCGGCCGAAAAATTCTGGGTGGAGGAGATCATCGACCCAAGGAAGACGCGGTCGCTGCTGTGCGAATTCGCGCGGCTCGCGGAGCCATTGCGAAAGCCGGGCCCGTCGGGGAATTTTTCGATCAGGCCGTAG
- a CDS encoding enoyl-CoA hydratase, which produces MEMLNNHCGVTRDARGVVHVAICNAGSLNILGSPVTDAVREGLQQLSSDRSIRVAVLRGQSEKSMIGGADIKEMARLDQKSAEAFISRLRDLCEAVRAFPAPMIARMPGWCLGGGLEVAAACDFRIAAHDAHFGMPEVRVGIPSVIHAALLPRLIGWARARWLVMTAENIDAPTALAWGLVDKIAPEGGLDAEVEHLVKALLECGPEALRSQKALLRQWEELPLTESVNVSVKVFGESFLTDEPTRLMGAFVNRKR; this is translated from the coding sequence ATGGAAATGCTCAACAACCACTGCGGCGTGACGCGCGATGCGCGCGGCGTCGTTCATGTCGCGATCTGCAATGCCGGCTCGCTGAACATTTTGGGCTCGCCCGTCACCGATGCGGTGCGCGAAGGCTTGCAGCAGCTCTCGTCCGACCGCAGCATCCGGGTCGCGGTGCTGCGCGGCCAGAGCGAGAAGAGCATGATCGGCGGCGCCGACATCAAGGAGATGGCCAGGCTCGACCAGAAGTCCGCCGAGGCTTTCATCAGCCGCCTGCGCGACCTCTGCGAGGCCGTGCGCGCCTTCCCGGCCCCGATGATCGCGCGCATGCCCGGCTGGTGCCTCGGCGGCGGACTCGAAGTCGCGGCCGCCTGCGATTTCCGCATCGCGGCGCATGACGCGCATTTCGGCATGCCGGAGGTACGGGTCGGCATTCCCTCAGTGATCCATGCCGCGCTGCTGCCGCGCCTGATCGGCTGGGCTCGCGCGCGCTGGCTGGTGATGACCGCTGAGAACATCGACGCGCCGACGGCTCTGGCGTGGGGACTGGTAGACAAGATCGCGCCCGAAGGTGGGCTCGATGCCGAGGTCGAGCACCTCGTGAAAGCGCTGCTCGAATGCGGCCCCGAGGCGCTGCGGTCGCAGAAAGCGCTGCTGCGGCAATGGGAGGAGCTGCCGCTGACGGAGTCGGTGAATGTGAGCGTCAAAGTGTTCGGCGAGTCGTTCCTGACTGACGAGCCGACGCGGCTGATGGGCGCGTTTGTGAATCGGAAGCGGTAG